Proteins encoded within one genomic window of Brassica rapa cultivar Chiifu-401-42 chromosome A09, CAAS_Brap_v3.01, whole genome shotgun sequence:
- the LOC103833931 gene encoding 2-keto-3-deoxy-L-rhamnonate aldolase, with translation MATASIFSTDSTHLFNSSPPIIGKLSPSNFNSVRSTVTFSRKTLTPIRFSSSPADHSPAAAITSPTVEGIATRSKTSLKSRLQGGETLYGMFLLSFSPTLAEIAAHSGYDYVVVDMEHGHGGIPEALDCIRALNAAGVAAVLRLPENCPTWAKKALDLGPQGIMFPMIESRKDATKAVSYCRFPPEGIRGSAHTVVRASKYGIDEGYLGNYADELLIMCQVESAEGVKKADEIAAVDGVDCVQMGPLDLSASIGYLWDPGHKKVREMMRRAEKAVLTSDPAKGGAYLSGFAMPHDGPAAIRERGYNMVAGAVDIGLFRNAAAEDVRRFKMGLVNESDGEDSLDNGKDVDDEKYWSE, from the coding sequence ATGGCCACCGCTTCAATCTTCTCCACAGATTCGACACATCTCTTTAACTCCTCTCCTCCGATCATCGGGAAACTATCACCTTCAAATTTCAACTCCGTCAGATCCACGGTTACATTTTCCAGGAAAACCCTAACTCCAATCCGATTCTCTTCATCTCCCGCTGATCACTCCCCCGCCGCCGCCATCACATCTCCCACCGTGGAAGGAATCGCCACCCGATCCAAAACCTCATTGAAATCCCGCCTCCAAGGAGGGGAAACTCTCTACGGCATGTTCTTGCTCTCCTTTTCGCCGACTCTAGCCGAGATCGCTGCTCACTCCGGCTACGATTACGTCGTCGTTGACATGGAACACGGCCACGGCGGCATACCGGAAGCTCTAGACTGCATCCGAGCTCTTAACGCCGCCGGTGTAGCCGCCGTTCTTCGCTTACCGGAGAACTGTCCTACATGGGCCAAAAAGGCCTTAGATCTAGGCCCACAGGGAATCATGTTTCCGATGATCGAATCTCGCAAGGACGCGACCAAAGCGGTGTCGTATTGCCGGTTTCCTCCTGAGGGGATCCGTGGTTCGGCGCACACGGTGGTGCGAGCGTCCAAGTACGGAATCGACGAAGGGTATTTAGGTAATTACGCTGACGAGTTACTCATCATGTGCCAGGTGGAGTCAGCCGAAGGAGTGAAGAAAGCTGATGAGATCGCAGCCGTCGATGGTGTTGACTGCGTGCAGATGGGACCGTTGGATCTGAGCGCGAGCATAGGATACTTGTGGGACCCGGGGCATAAGAAAGTGAGAGAGATGATGAGGAGAGCGGAGAAGGCGGTGCTGACGTCAGATCCAGCGAAAGGCGGGGCCTACTTGTCAGGGTTCGCGATGCCACACGACGGACCCGCCGCGATCCGGGAACGTGGCTATAACATGGTGGCCGGAGCCGTCGATATTGGGCTGTTCAGGAACGCTGCTGCGGAAGATGTTAGGAGATTCAAGATGGGTTTGGTCAACGAATCGGACGGTGAAGATTCGTTGGATAACGGGAAGGATGTTGACGATGAGAAGTACTGGAGCGAATAA